The DNA sequence TACGTGTGGCCTCGTGAGCGCCGCTTTATCTCTTCGAGCATAAACTCGCTTGGCGGTGCTTCCCTCGACCCCACCGTCTATGTCGACCGCAACAGCGATGAAGCGATTCGCAGACGCACCATCTCGTTGGGCTTTTCCTGTGTTGTGAGCGGCGTCTACCTTGCATTTGGTACGGCTTCGTCGTTCACCCTGGAGCGGCAGAGTTCTTGGCTGCGGCCGGTCATTCGTTCTTTGTTCTCGACACTGTTGCTGTTTGCGGGGCCAATTGCCGAGATGTGTTATCTCAGGACCTTCGAGGCGCCAGACCGTGCATTGCAGCTCTGGCGAAACTACGTGATTTGCCCGATGGGAGAAGAGCTCTTTTACCGCGgcgttctcttctcgcttctgCACCGCCGTTCCTCCGCGGTTCGCATTGGAGTCTCTGCCGTCCTTTTTGCGCTTTCCCACATACACCATCTGGTGTCCCTGGCAAGCGACGCGTACAGAAGATGCGAGGACAACGAGACCGATAGGAAAGATCTCGACGGCAGAGAGCGTGCGTGCTGGCGTTCAGCTGGGCGCACCATCTGCGGCGTGTTCGTCTTCACCACCCTTTTTGGTCTCCTGGGCGGGTACTATTATGAGCATGTCTGTGAGGGTAGCATTATCGCCATCGCTGCAGCCCACGCCCTGTGCAACATCATTGGCCCTCCCGAGCTAACAGTGCTGCGGGGCAGCCAGTTCACTGCATTTGAAAAGGCGGCTAGCGCAACCCTCTACGTCGCTGGTGTCGTAGGGTGGGCTTGGACGCTATTGCTCCACTGAGCCTCTTTGCTCATTACACCAGCAACAAACGTGCTGTCCTGATGGTCACAAACTTGCTCTTCACCATGACTGACTAGTGCAATAGAGTATCGAGGCTACAAGTATGTTtgcctgtctgtgtgtcgCTTCGCTGGCCTCgccctctgcgtgtgcagctTGCCTGTAATGCTCTTCTCTGCGAGCTGTCAGCAACCATGAGGCTTCTCCATCGTCCATAATGGCGGCCGAAGAACTCATCTTTCTTGATTCATCGTCTTTGTGCCAATCTTTGGAAAATACGCAGCTACAGGATCATCCTTCATTCCGCATGAAGCTACATTCACAAACACGTCGTACACTACCGCTCCCCTTTCCTGGACTTTATTTTCGAGTGTCAT is a window from the Leishmania panamensis strain MHOM/PA/94/PSC-1 chromosome 26 sequence genome containing:
- a CDS encoding CAAX prenyl protease 2, putative (TriTrypDB/GeneDB-style sysID: LpmP.26.2660); its protein translation is MDLLLCAGASAAFISTFYVWPRERRFISSSINSLGGASLDPTVYVDRNSDEAIRRRTISLGFSCVVSGVYLAFGTASSFTLERQSSWLRPVIRSLFSTLLLFAGPIAEMCYLRTFEAPDRALQLWRNYVICPMGEELFYRGVLFSLLHRRSSAVRIGVSAVLFALSHIHHLVSLASDAYRRCEDNETDRKDLDGRERACWRSAGRTICGVFVFTTLFGLLGGYYYEHVCEGSIIAIAAAHALCNIIGPPELTVLRGSQFTAFEKAASATLYVAGVVGWAWTLLLH